From a single Ailuropoda melanoleuca isolate Jingjing chromosome 12, ASM200744v2, whole genome shotgun sequence genomic region:
- the B3GNT4 gene encoding N-acetyllactosaminide beta-1,3-N-acetylglucosaminyltransferase 4 isoform X3, translated as MFRRLGWLVLYSLAVLLLSCLLFLKKEAKPMGGNVGRQAFWAPPGPRRSQCPPNRTVANVSLSLPSRHRLFLTYRHCRNFSILLEPSGCAEDTFLLLAIKSQPGHVERRAAIRSTWGRAGGWARGRQLKLVFLLGVAGPAPPAQLLAYESQEFDDILQWDFAEDFFNLTLKELHLHRWVAVACPQAHFVLKGDDDVFVHVPNVLEFLDGWDPGHDLLVGDVIRQALPNRNTKVKYFIPPSMYRARHYPPYAGGGGYVMSRATVQHLREAVEEAELFPIDDVFVGMCLRKLGVSPVHHAGFKTFGIRRPLDPLDPCLYRGLLLVHRLSPLEMWTMWALVTDEGLKCAAAPLPQLRGVG; from the coding sequence ATGTTCCGCAGGCTGGGCTGGCTGGTCCTGTACAGCCTGGCTGTGCTGCTGCTTAGCTGCCTGCTCTTCCTGAAGAAGGAGGCCAAGCCGATGGGGGGCAACGTGGGCCGCCAGGCCTTCTGGGCTCCCCCAGGGCCCCGCCGCAGCCAGTGTCCCCCCAACCGCACGGTGGCTAACGTCTCCCTGTCCTTGCCTAGCCGTCACCGCCTCTTCTTGACCTATCGCCACTGCCGCAACTTCTCCATCTTGCTGGAGCCTTCGGGCTGTGCCGAGGACACCTTCCTGCTCCTGGCCATCAAGTCACAGCCAGGCCACGTGGAGCGGCGCGCGGCTATCCGCAGCACGTGGGGCCGGGCGGGGGGCTGGGCTAGGGGCCGGCAGCTGAAGCTCGTGTTCCTCCTGGGGGTGGCCGGACCTGCGCCCCCCGCCCAGCTGCTGGCCTATGAGAGTCAGGAGTTTGATGATATCCTGCAGTGGGACTTTGCGGAGGACTTCTTCAACTTGACGCTCAAGGAGCTGCACTTGCATCGCTGGGTGGCGGTTGCCTGTCCCCAGGCCCACTTTGTGCTAAAGGGCGATGACGACGTCTTTGTCCATGTCCCCAATGTGCTGGAGTTCCTGGATGGCTGGGACCCAGGCCACGACCTCCTGGTAGGAGATGTGATCCGCCAGGCCCTGCCCAACAGGAACACCAAGGTCAAGTACTTCATCCCCCCCTCCATGTACAGGGCCCGCCACTACCCGCCCtatgcggggggtgggggatatGTCATGTCCAGAGCCACCGTGCAGCACCTCCGAGAAGCCGTGGAAGAGGCCGAACTCTTCCCCATCGATGACGTCTTTGTGGGTATGTGCCTGAGAAAGCTGGGGGTGAGCCCCGTGCACCACGCTGGCTTTAAGACATTTGGAATACGGCGGCCCCTGGACCCCCTAGACCCCTGCCTGTACCGGGGCCTCCTGCTGGTACACCGCCTCAGCCCCCTAGAGATGTGGACCATGTGGGCGCTGGTGACAGATGAGGGGCTCAAGTGTGCAGCAGCCCCCCTGCCTCAACTCCGAGGGGTGGGTTGA
- the B3GNT4 gene encoding N-acetyllactosaminide beta-1,3-N-acetylglucosaminyltransferase 4 isoform X2 produces MGHGGCRGGVPGTGPAMFRRLGWLVLYSLAVLLLSCLLFLKKEAKPMGGNVGRQAFWAPPGPRRSQCPPNRTVANVSLSLPSRHRLFLTYRHCRNFSILLEPSGCAEDTFLLLAIKSQPGHVERRAAIRSTWGRAGGWARGRQLKLVFLLGVAGPAPPAQLLAYESQEFDDILQWDFAEDFFNLTLKELHLHRWVAVACPQAHFVLKGDDDVFVHVPNVLEFLDGWDPGHDLLVGDVIRQALPNRNTKVKYFIPPSMYRARHYPPYAGGGGYVMSRATVQHLREAVEEAELFPIDDVFVGMCLRKLGVSPVHHAGFKTFGIRRPLDPLDPCLYRGLLLVHRLSPLEMWTMWALVTDEGLKCAAAPLPQLRGVG; encoded by the coding sequence GCCCTGCCATGTTCCGCAGGCTGGGCTGGCTGGTCCTGTACAGCCTGGCTGTGCTGCTGCTTAGCTGCCTGCTCTTCCTGAAGAAGGAGGCCAAGCCGATGGGGGGCAACGTGGGCCGCCAGGCCTTCTGGGCTCCCCCAGGGCCCCGCCGCAGCCAGTGTCCCCCCAACCGCACGGTGGCTAACGTCTCCCTGTCCTTGCCTAGCCGTCACCGCCTCTTCTTGACCTATCGCCACTGCCGCAACTTCTCCATCTTGCTGGAGCCTTCGGGCTGTGCCGAGGACACCTTCCTGCTCCTGGCCATCAAGTCACAGCCAGGCCACGTGGAGCGGCGCGCGGCTATCCGCAGCACGTGGGGCCGGGCGGGGGGCTGGGCTAGGGGCCGGCAGCTGAAGCTCGTGTTCCTCCTGGGGGTGGCCGGACCTGCGCCCCCCGCCCAGCTGCTGGCCTATGAGAGTCAGGAGTTTGATGATATCCTGCAGTGGGACTTTGCGGAGGACTTCTTCAACTTGACGCTCAAGGAGCTGCACTTGCATCGCTGGGTGGCGGTTGCCTGTCCCCAGGCCCACTTTGTGCTAAAGGGCGATGACGACGTCTTTGTCCATGTCCCCAATGTGCTGGAGTTCCTGGATGGCTGGGACCCAGGCCACGACCTCCTGGTAGGAGATGTGATCCGCCAGGCCCTGCCCAACAGGAACACCAAGGTCAAGTACTTCATCCCCCCCTCCATGTACAGGGCCCGCCACTACCCGCCCtatgcggggggtgggggatatGTCATGTCCAGAGCCACCGTGCAGCACCTCCGAGAAGCCGTGGAAGAGGCCGAACTCTTCCCCATCGATGACGTCTTTGTGGGTATGTGCCTGAGAAAGCTGGGGGTGAGCCCCGTGCACCACGCTGGCTTTAAGACATTTGGAATACGGCGGCCCCTGGACCCCCTAGACCCCTGCCTGTACCGGGGCCTCCTGCTGGTACACCGCCTCAGCCCCCTAGAGATGTGGACCATGTGGGCGCTGGTGACAGATGAGGGGCTCAAGTGTGCAGCAGCCCCCCTGCCTCAACTCCGAGGGGTGGGTTGA
- the B3GNT4 gene encoding N-acetyllactosaminide beta-1,3-N-acetylglucosaminyltransferase 4 isoform X1, giving the protein MGRLRLDRVDVRPVGRGPQGSGGPAMFRRLGWLVLYSLAVLLLSCLLFLKKEAKPMGGNVGRQAFWAPPGPRRSQCPPNRTVANVSLSLPSRHRLFLTYRHCRNFSILLEPSGCAEDTFLLLAIKSQPGHVERRAAIRSTWGRAGGWARGRQLKLVFLLGVAGPAPPAQLLAYESQEFDDILQWDFAEDFFNLTLKELHLHRWVAVACPQAHFVLKGDDDVFVHVPNVLEFLDGWDPGHDLLVGDVIRQALPNRNTKVKYFIPPSMYRARHYPPYAGGGGYVMSRATVQHLREAVEEAELFPIDDVFVGMCLRKLGVSPVHHAGFKTFGIRRPLDPLDPCLYRGLLLVHRLSPLEMWTMWALVTDEGLKCAAAPLPQLRGVG; this is encoded by the coding sequence GCCCTGCCATGTTCCGCAGGCTGGGCTGGCTGGTCCTGTACAGCCTGGCTGTGCTGCTGCTTAGCTGCCTGCTCTTCCTGAAGAAGGAGGCCAAGCCGATGGGGGGCAACGTGGGCCGCCAGGCCTTCTGGGCTCCCCCAGGGCCCCGCCGCAGCCAGTGTCCCCCCAACCGCACGGTGGCTAACGTCTCCCTGTCCTTGCCTAGCCGTCACCGCCTCTTCTTGACCTATCGCCACTGCCGCAACTTCTCCATCTTGCTGGAGCCTTCGGGCTGTGCCGAGGACACCTTCCTGCTCCTGGCCATCAAGTCACAGCCAGGCCACGTGGAGCGGCGCGCGGCTATCCGCAGCACGTGGGGCCGGGCGGGGGGCTGGGCTAGGGGCCGGCAGCTGAAGCTCGTGTTCCTCCTGGGGGTGGCCGGACCTGCGCCCCCCGCCCAGCTGCTGGCCTATGAGAGTCAGGAGTTTGATGATATCCTGCAGTGGGACTTTGCGGAGGACTTCTTCAACTTGACGCTCAAGGAGCTGCACTTGCATCGCTGGGTGGCGGTTGCCTGTCCCCAGGCCCACTTTGTGCTAAAGGGCGATGACGACGTCTTTGTCCATGTCCCCAATGTGCTGGAGTTCCTGGATGGCTGGGACCCAGGCCACGACCTCCTGGTAGGAGATGTGATCCGCCAGGCCCTGCCCAACAGGAACACCAAGGTCAAGTACTTCATCCCCCCCTCCATGTACAGGGCCCGCCACTACCCGCCCtatgcggggggtgggggatatGTCATGTCCAGAGCCACCGTGCAGCACCTCCGAGAAGCCGTGGAAGAGGCCGAACTCTTCCCCATCGATGACGTCTTTGTGGGTATGTGCCTGAGAAAGCTGGGGGTGAGCCCCGTGCACCACGCTGGCTTTAAGACATTTGGAATACGGCGGCCCCTGGACCCCCTAGACCCCTGCCTGTACCGGGGCCTCCTGCTGGTACACCGCCTCAGCCCCCTAGAGATGTGGACCATGTGGGCGCTGGTGACAGATGAGGGGCTCAAGTGTGCAGCAGCCCCCCTGCCTCAACTCCGAGGGGTGGGTTGA